Genomic DNA from Desulfuromonas versatilis:
CGGGTCAGGCCGGGGAGATTTCCACAAAGGTCTGGTGCATGGCCACGTTGCCCGAAATCGGGCAGGCGTTGTCTTCGAGCAGTTCGGCGTCGCAGCCGCCTTTGCCGTGGATCCGCGACAGCCCCTTGGAGAGCACGCCGAAGCCGTGGGCCATGTAGACGCAGTCCGGACGGATTTTTTCGGTGGCCTCCAGGCGCAGGGTCTGTTCGCCGACCGCGCTCTTGACCCGGACCATGCGCCCGTCCCTCAGGCCCAGGCGGGCGGCTTCGCCGGCATTGAGCCAGAGGGTGTTTTCGGGCATCAGGTCGTGCAGGAAAGGGTTGTTCTGCGTGGTGCCGTGGGTGAAGTAGGCGTGGCGCCCGACGATCAGCCGGTATTTGCCTGCAGGCACGGCGGCCGGCGATGCATAGACCGGCAGCGGATCGTGGCCGTTTTCGGCGTATTTTTCCGAGTAGATCTCGATCTTGCCGCTCTTGGTCTTGAGGCGCTTGCCGCGGCTGGAGCCGTAGGTGGGGCGCTCCGACTCGAAGTAGACCCCCCTGGTTTCGAGCATCGTCTGGGCTTCGGGCAGATGCTGGAGCTGATGTTCGACGTACTCCTCGATGGTGTAATCGAAGGATTCGTAGACCTCCTCGCCCAGCCGCTTGGCGATCTGCTGCATGATCCAGAGATTGGGCCTGGCCTCGAACAGGGGCTCGACCACCTGGTGGCGCAGCGAGAGCACCGGCAGAATCCCCGAGAGCGATTCGACCGGGTCCATGCGCTCCAGGTAGGTGGCCTCGGGGAGCACCACGTCCGAGTACCAGGCGGTGTCGCTCATGGCGATGTCGATGGTGCAGATGAAATCCATCTGTTCCAGCATCTTCAGGGTCTTGGCCCGGTTGGGGACCGACTGCAGGGGGTTCTGCTTGTAGACCATCATCCCCTTGACCGGGTAGGGTTGGCCCTCGAGCACCCGGTCGCGGAAATGCTTCCACGAGCCGTCCTTCTCCGAAAGGTAGGTGACGCAGTCCTTGTCGAGGCGCGGCGGGACGTCGTCGTACCAGGGGGCGACGTAGACGTGCTCGGCCAGCTTGATCTTGCCGTTGGGGACCATCCCGCCGGGTACGTCCCAGTTGCCGACGATGGCGTTGAGGATCGCCATGGCCCGGCGCATCTGGGTGTCGTTGTCGAAGAAGGAGGAGCGGCGCCCCTGGTAGTAGACCGCTTTCGGCGCGGCGGCGGCGAACTCGCGGGCGATGCGGGCGATGTCCGCTGCCGGGATCTCGCACTCCGCGGCTGCCCATTCGGGGGTGTAGGGCTCGATGTGCGGCACCAGCTGCTCGAACCCGACGCATTCGTCGGCGACAAACTGCTTGTCGTAGAGCTCTTCCTTGACGATGACGTGGATCATCGCCAGCATGAAGGCCATGTCGGTGCCTGGCTTGACCGGGAACCACTCGTCGGCCTTGGCGGAGGTCTTGGTGAAGCGCGGGTCGAGGTAGACGACCTTGCGGTTGCCGCCGGCCCCCTTGATCAGGTCGATGGTGTCAGGGGTGATGAAGGCCTCGGAGCGGTTGGCGCCGCTCATGATGATGTAGTCGGCGTTGAGTACGTCGGGGGTGGGGTTGGTGCCGAAGGTGGCGCCGAAACCCTGGATGTTGGAAGCCAGGCAGAGCGAGGGGTGGCGCAGGGTGTTGGGCGAGCCGAAACACTCGGCGAGCATCAGGAAGAAATGCTCCTGGAACCCTTCGGTGGAGACGAACATCATGCCGGCCCGGGTGTGCTGCTCGGCGATCCGGTTCATGTTCTTCACCACCAGGTCGAGAGCCTCGTCCCAGCTGGCCCGCCGCCATTTGCCCTCGCCGCGCTCGCCGGTGCGGATCAGCGGGTACTTGAGGCGGTCGGGGTCGTAGACGCTCTGGTGGCCGGCGTTGCCGCGGGCGCAGAGCATGTCGCGGCTCTTGATGTAATGGGGGTTGGGATCGAGCTTCTGGATCACCCCGTCGCGCACCCGGGCGATGACCCCGCACTTGTTGACGCACATCTCGCAGCTGGTGAAGACGTCCCTGGTGGGCAGGGTCGCCGGCTCGCCGACCTTGCCGTCCTTAGCCAGGGCCCTCAGTACGGTGACCTGCGAGCCGACGGCCGCCGTCGCCAGGGCGCAGGACGAGATGCCCAGAAACCGGCGGCGGCTTACTTTTTTATCGATCAGGCTGGACACGGTCTTCTCCTTCTCGGTGTCACGGTTTTTGTATCAGCACATTCAGATATCCGGATTGTTCGGTTTTTCAAAGGGGGGAGAAGAAAGTCTTCTCCTCCCCCCTGCGTGTTACGAATGTTGGTCGGCGAAAAATTCGCCTAGAACTTGACGGTCAGCGAGGCATAGCCGTCCCATGCGGTATCTACCGCGGGGAGCATGGAAGAAGCCTTGCCGTCCTGAACGTCGGCGATTTTCACCGGGGCGCCGACCGGAGAACCGCTTCCGGTGTACTCGTAGTCGTAGTAGATGCCGCCGAGCTTGATGAACATGTTGGGGTTGACATCGAAGATGTAGTACGCCTCGCCGACATGGCCGCGGGTGGCGAGCTTGCTGCCGATCAGGTCATCCTGGGCCTGGGTGAAGGGGATCCAGTACTTGGAGCCGTAGTTGTACTCGAGGCCCAGCTTGCCCAGGGGAGCGGGGATCTGGATGCCGGCGTAGACCGAGTAGCCGTCGCGTTTCTTGTCGCTGGAGGGGGTGGTGGTGAATGCGGGGACGATCATCTGCTCGCCGGGGTTGGACGGATCATCCACCAGTGCCGCCCTGTAGGTCGGGTCGGACAGCAGGCCGCCGAACAGGCCAGCCTTGCCGTTGGGGTCGGTCTGGGTCCAGGCCAGCGAGGTGAACCAGTTGACGCCGTTCATCTCCTCGCGGGTGAAGCCGATGCCGCCCAGCATGATGTCACCAATGTTGGTGGAGGGCTGTACGCGGGTCACGAAGTTGAAGTTGGGGAAATTCTGCAGATCGTTCCACATGGTCGGGGCCATCTGCTGGGCGAACTGGCTGGGGAAAGCGATCAGGCCCTTGAAGCCGTCGGTCACGTTCTCGGCCCGGAACAGGGTGAACTGCAGGAAGTTGGTGCCGTCGTTAAGGGCGTCGATGTTGAAGCCGCCCAGATGCACGTCTTCGGTGTTGATCTCGTTGAACAGTTCGCCGTTGCCCCACTCGGACTCGAAGCCCTGGCCGTAGCAGAAGCGCACGGTCTGTCCCTCGATGCCGGTGAGCTTGCTCAGGTGGTAGCCGACGGTGATGCCGTCAAAGTTGAAGTGCACCAGGTGCCCCGAGGGGGTGCCGCCGCGCAGCTCGTTCTCGCGGTACTGGCTGGGCGGACCGTAAGTGGAGGGGCGCCGGCCGATGGAGAGGTAGAAGTCGCTGCCGCCGATGTCCTTCCAGTCGAAGTAGGCGCGCTCGACCCGCAGCCAATCGCCGCTGGTGTTGCCGCCATTGGTGCCATCCATGGTGAAGGAGTTCCAGGAGTCGAAGACCTTCACGCCGGTGGAATCGCCCCAGTTCTTGTACATGGAGAGCCGGCCGGAGAAGTTGACGTTGTCCGAAACCTTGGCCTTCATCCCCAGGCGCAGGCGGGTGGTGTACAGGACGTCGTTGTTGATGGTCGATTTTTCCGCCGGCGCGACGACGAAATACCCCTGGGGCGGGAGAGCGCCGGCCATGAAGGCCGCGGCCTGCTCGGGGAAGGCGGCCATGAATTTGCTCAAGGGGGTGGTGGAGCCATCACCCGGATCGGTGGCGGCCGGGACGCTGAATTCCCCGGCCATGGCCCGCTGGCCGAAATCGGCGAAGTCGAAGTACACCCCCTGGCTGGCGGTCACATCCTTGTAATGCAGGGTGTCGGCCTTGACGCGCAGGTCGCCGTACCAGCTGATGCGGTCGGTGGCGGTGTGGCGTTCGGTCTTGTCGACGCGGTCCGAAAGCTCGGCGAGCTCCTCATTGAGTTCGTCGATCTTTTTCTGCATTTCCTCGACGGTCGGTGCAGCCAGGGCCACGGCGGGCACGGCGAGCAGGGCGGCGAGCAGCAGGGCGAAAAGTCTACGCATGAAAATGCCTCCTGAAAATGAGTTGTCGGAAGTCCGCCGCAGCGGCGAACCTTGAATCTTGGTTCGGTCGGCTCCGGGGGCGCTGGCAGGTCACGGCCCCGGAGACGACCCGGTTGAAATTAACCGCAGGTTTCGGGCTGGCTGGAGTCGAGCGCGTGGTCATACAGGAACTGGTTGATGTCCTTGATGTCCTGCTCCTTCAGGTCCTTCCAGGCCTCTGCCTTGGGGTGCTGGGCCTTTTCGAAGAAACGGTCCCACTGGGACATGGTCTTGGTCATCGGGGTCAGGTTGCCCCCCTCGGCGCCTTCCACGTGGCAGGATTTGCAGGTCTTTTTGTAGAGGTATTTCCCTTTTTTCGGGTTGCCCCCTTCGGCGGCCCAGGCCGCGCTGGCGCAAAGAGCTGCGATGGCGAGAATGGCTACGGCTTTGGCGATCTGTTTCATGACTTTCCTCCCTTGGGTTGTCCGCTGGGGCGTTGGCGACGCCCCCGGTTGCTGAGTTCTGCCCGGCTGCCCGGGCCATCGGGGTTGCCGATTCGCATTATCCATTTATAGGAATTTTTTATATGTGTGTTTAGCACAAGAAAGTAAAATATGCAAATAATGTTATTTTCAAATATTCCTATTTCACAATTCATGCCATTGGTAACAGGTTGCGAAATCTTGGGTGATTGCCGCATTAAGTGTGAGGAAATACCAGTTTCGTGCCAGACTGGGATTTAAAAAGGAATTTGCGATGTTGTGCGCATATGGGGTAAAAAATACACATTCTGAGCCGGAAAATTGACTCCTGTGGCGTTAAAATGTTGACGCACAGGTTGCCGTGAAATAACCAGGCGCCATGCCGCCACTTGGCGGGATATGGCGTCGAAAGACGCCTTTGCGTTGCTTGCCGGGCGCCCTGTGGTATCCTGAAGCCTTCTCGAATGTCCTTTGGAGGATGTGGTCGATGAGGGTGATGTGCTTGATCCTGCTGGTGTTGTTGCCTGTTTCCGCCGTCGGCCTGGTTTCCGAGGGCCGGCCCGGCGTGCCGTATTTCAATCACGTGCTTTTCCTGGATACCAAGGTCGTGGAGAACGGGGAAGTGAGCTGGATCAGCCTGGGCTATGGGGATCCGGCCGGCGACGCGCTGGTGTGCAATAACACCATCGACGTTTTCCGGGGGCGGGAGCTGTTCAGCGAAATCCCGGAAAAGAGCTGGGTGCTGGTCGACTACGAACTGCAGAGCATCCTGGTCCAGGAAGGGTTTTTCGGCGATGCGGACGTGGTGCGGGTGGTGGCCTGCGGCGATGTGGAGGCCTGCTGCGACCTGCGCGACCGGCTCAATGCCGACGACCGGGAGCGGGCACGCCGGGCCCGGGCCCCGCGCCCCGGCGAAACCCGGCCCGCTGGCCTCGGTGACATCGCCGAACGCCTCGAGGTGGGGCGCAACCTGGTGCGCGTGGCCCGCTGCCGCGGTTGTCACAGTATCGAGGGGTTTGGCGCCGGCCATGCGCCGAGCCTGAGTTGGAAACGCTTCAAGTATGAACAGGGGTGGCTGGAGCGGTTTCTGAAACAGCCCTACCGGATGCGCCCGGCGATGACCGAGCTGATGATGCTCGACTACACCTCCGCCAATGCCCAGCCGGCCTTGACCGAGCCCGAGGTCGAGGCGGTGGCCGAATTTCTGAACCGGGTCGCCTGGACCAAGTCCCCGGCCGACCGCTTCCGCAACGAGCCCTTTGCCAGCTACGACTGTTACGACTGCCATACCCGCCTGTACCGCGAGGAGCCGCTGGAATTCGTACCGACCCCCGTGCCCCAGCCGATCCGCGAGCGGCTCGATGCCAGCGGCGCCTGGCAGCTGTGCTTTGCCTGCCACTCCTTTGGCGATCACCGACAGCTCTCGGCAGCGCCCGGCGGCAGCCCCAACGCCCTGGCCATCGACCTGCTGCTGGCCATCGAGAAGCTGGAAGCCAACTATTTCGTCAATTTCGTTCGCGACCCCGGGTACCTGCAGCCCGGCGCCAAGATGCCCAGGCTCGGCTTCAGCGACAGTCAGCTTGAGGAGATCCGCGCCCTGGTGCTGGAGGTCAAGCAGGCCATCGCCAAGGGCGGCCTGCGGCCCGTGCACAACCACTACCGGATGGAGAAGCGCAGCGGCCCCGGCGGGCCGGGTCTCAACTTTCCGTCCCCAGCCGCCCCCCCGCCGTAGGCTGGGCGGAGGGCAGCGATGCCCAGCAGCCCCGGCGTACGCCCCCCGGCAATTTGCATTTCAGTTGGCTGCCGGCGGCAAATAGATTAAGATCTCCCCTTTACCGGCGGGCCAAGCCGCACCAAATCCCCACGGAGGTTTGCAGGATATGAGCACCGATACCAAAAAAGTCATCTACTCGATGATGCGGGTCAGCAAGCATTACGACAAGAAACCGATCATCAAGGACATCTCCCTTTCCTACTTCTACGGCGCCAAGATCGGCGTACTCGGTCTCAACGGCTCGGGCAAGAGCTCGCTGCTGCGCATCATGGCCGGCGTCGACAAGGAGTTCCAGGGCGAGGCCGTTCTCTCGCCCGGCTACAGCGTCGGCTACCTGGAGCAGGAGCCGCTGGTCAACGTCGACAAGACCGTGCGCGAGGTGGTCGAGGAAGGGGTGCAGGAGACCGTCGACCTGCTCAAGGAATTCGAAGAGATCAACATGAAGTTCGCCGAGCCCATGTCCGACGACGAGATGGCCAAGCTCTGCGACCGCCAGGCCGAGGTGCAGGAGAAGCTCGACGCCCTGGACGCCTGGGATCTCGATTCGCGCCTGGAGATGGCCATGGACGCGCTGCGCTGTCCGCCCGGCGACACCCCGGTCAAGGTTCTCTCCGGCGGCGAGCGGCGCCGCGTGGCCCTGTGTCGGCTGCTGCTGAAAAAGCCCGACATCCTGCTGCTCGACGAGCCGACCAACCACCTCGACGCCGAATCCGTCGCCTGGCTCGAGCATCACCTGCAGCAGTACCCCGGCACCATCATCGCCGTCACCCACGACCGCTATTTCCTCGACAACGTCGCCGGCTGGATCCTCGAACTCGACCGCGGCCACGGCATCCCCTGGAAGGGGAACTACTCGAGCTGGCTGGAGCAGAAGCAGGAGCGCCTGCGCCAGGAGGAGAAGTCCGAGAGCGCCCGGCAGAAGACCCTCGAGCGCGAGCTCGAGTGGATCCGCATGTCCCCCAAAGGGCGCCACGCCAAGAGCCAGGCCCGCATCAGCGCTTACGAGAAGCTGCTCGGCCAGGAGGCCGAAAAGCAGGCCCGCGACCTCGAACTCTTCATCCCGCCCGGGCCGCGCCTGGGCAACGTGGTCATCGAGGCCGATGGGGTGCGCAAGGCCTACGGCGACCGGCTGCTGGTCGAGGAGATGAGCTTCCGCCTGCCCCCCGGGGGGATCGTCGGCATCATCGGCCCCAACGGCGCCGGCAAGACCACCCTGTTCCGCATGGTCGCCGGTCAGGAACAGCCTGACGGCGGCAGCATCCGTGTCGGCGAGACGGTCAAGCTCGCCTACGTCGACCAGAGCCGTGAGCTCGATCCGAACAAGAGCATTTTCGAGGAGATCACCGGCGGCCAGGAGCAGATCGAGCTCGGCAAGCAGGTGGTCAACGCCCGCGGCTACGTGTCGCGCTTCAACTTCTCGGGCTCGGATCAGCAGAAGAAGGTCGGCGTACTCTCCGGCGGCGAGCGCAACCGCGTGCACCTGGCCAAGATGCTCAAGGAAGGCGCCAACGTCATTCTGCTCGACGAACCGACCAACGACCTGGACGTCAACACCATGCGCGCCCTCGAGGAGGGCCTGGAAAACTTCGCCGGCTGCGCCGTGGTCATCAGCCACGACCGCTGGTTCCTCGACCGCATCGCCACCCACATCCTCGCCTTCGAAGGGGACAGCAAGGTGGTCTGGTTCGAGGGGAACTACTCGGAATACGAAGCCGACCGCAAGAAGCGCCTCGGTGCGGCGGCCGACCAGCCCCACCGCATCAAGTACCGCCAGCTGACCCGCTGAGCGATTTCGCAGGATGAAAAAAACGGCCGCCCCTACGAGAAGGGCGGCCGTTTTATTATGTATTCAGCTGCTTTCTTGGTGTTTCCCCTCTCCCTCAGGGAGAGGGCCGGGGTGAGGGTGGGCCGAAAGCCCCCCGCCCGGCCGGCTCCTTCAGGACTGCGGTGGGAGCGCTTGGGATTCTTCTTCCGCCTCAGGCTCGTCGGGCGGCACCATTGGCACCGGTGCTTCTGCAGGTGCCTGCAGCTCTTCCACTGTCTCTTCCGCATCCGCCTGCGGCTCTTCTGCCGGCGGCGCTGCGGGCGCCTGTCTCGGCCGGCGCTGCAGCCCCGGGATGTCCGGTTTGTCGGCCAGGGCCAGCCGGTATTCCGCTTCGCTGAGCACCCCACGGATTTTCAGCAGCTTCAGGATGTGTTCGGCGCGTTTTTCCACCCGGCCCAGATTGCGGTAAGGATTGTAGGCGACCCGCGGACCCGGGAGCATGGCAACCAGAAAGGCGCACTCGCCGGGAGTCAGCTGGGAAACCTGTTTGCCGAAATAGTAGCTGGCCCCATGGCCCACGCCGAAGACCATCGGTCCCAACTCGACTACGTTGAGGTAGAGTTCGAGGATGCGCCCTTTGCTCAGCTCCTGCTCCATGCGCCGGGCGATAAGGAATTCCTTCATTTTGCGGAGCAGGGTCTTTTCCCGGGAGAGGAACAGGTTCTTGGCCAGTTGCTGAGTGATGGTCGAGGCCCCCCGGGCCAGCCGTTTTTGCTCCAGGTCGTACTTCAGGGCCTCCTTGAGCGCCTGGACGTCGATCCCCTGGTGACTGTAAAAGTTGGCGTCCTCGGCGGCGATCACCGACCATTTCAGCGCCTCAGGTACCGCCTTGAGCGGCGTCCAGCGGTGGTTTTTCGGGCCCAGGGTGAAAGGATGTTCCTGCCCCTGCCAGTCGCGAATCTGGATGACCAGGTTGGTCTTGCGGTCGGCCAGATGTCCGGTCTCAGGCAGGTCCCACCCTATCCAGGCGGCGGCTGCCGTCCCCAGCATTATCAGCAGCGCCAGCGCCCGCAGTTTGAAGCGCAGCAGTCCCTTGTGAAAATCACGCCAGTTCATTTTCTCATCCTCATGCCTGCAGACCGGGTCCGTCCCGGAATCAGTCGACCGAATCATAGCACGAAGCATTAACCCCGGACAGAGGAGAGCCAAGGGGGGCGCACCGGAAACTGGCACCTCGCTTGCAGCTAGGTAACTGGCGGTGTGCCCCGGGAGCCGGATGTTTGGTAATTCGGGCCCTTCTGGACGAAAAGGCGGAGTATTCCCGTCAAAACACCCAACCTTCCAATAGTCAAAAAACGGGATTTTAATTTATGAGTGCAGGAAAAGTGGTTCAGGCGGCCTGGCTGGGGGCCCTCGGTCGCAACCTCGGGAGCATGCAGCTGCAGTCGCTGGCCCGCGGAAATTTTGCCGATCCGGCCGGGCGCAACGAGCTGGTCGCCAAGATCCGCTGGTTCCTGGCGGTCATGATCGGCTGCTACGGGGTGTTCGCCGCGGGGTTCTACGCCTTCAGCGAGTACGGGCTTTTCCTGACCCGGGAGCAGGTGATTTTTCTGCTGGTCTCGGTCGGGGCCTTCCTGGGCTGCAACACGCTCTACCATTTCCATTACGAGCGGATTCGCAACATCCGTTATGCCGCCCATCTGCAGGTGCTGATCGACTTTCTGCTGATCACCCTGCTGATCCATTTCAGCGGCGGCGGGGCCAGCTGGTTCTGGCCGGTCTACCTGGTCGCCACCCTGGAGGCGGCGATCCTGCTCGATCGCAAGCGTGAGGTCTGGCTGCTCGGGGGCATCGGCGGGCTGATGTTCGGGGCCATGCTGGCCGGCCAGTACCTGGGGTGGTTTTGCGAAGTGCCGATGCCCTTCGTCGATCCTCAGCTGCATCATGACGGGCTGTTTCTGCTGCTGATCTGGCTGTGGGTGAGCCTGCTCAACGCTGCGATAGCTGTCATCGGCTCCTTCCTGATGTCGGTGATCCGCAATGAGAACGAGGCGCTCCGGCGCAGTGAGCGGCGCCTGGTCAATTTTCTCGATTCGGCCAACGATCTGATCTTCAGCGCCACCCCCGAGGGCCGCCTGCTCTATGCCAACCACAGCTGGAAGTCGGCCTTGGGCTTCGATCCCGACACCGCCGACAATCTCAACCTGCTCGACATCATCCACCCCACCTACAAGAGCAAATGCCAGGCGGCTTTCGGCAAGGCCGCGGCCGGCCAGCGGGTCAACGTCCTGGAGGGGAGTTTCATTGCCTGCGACCGCCGTCCCATCGACGTCGAGGGGAACATCACCTGCAACCCGGAAGACGGGGACGCGACGGTCATCTGGGGAATCTGTCGCGATGTCACCGAGCGCAAGAAAGCCCAGGAGCAGCTCTATCACCTGGCCCATCATGACATGCTGACCGGGCTGCCCAACCGGTTGTTTTTCATCGACCGGCTCAAGCATGCCCGGGCCATGGCCCGGCGCGGGGAAAAACAGGTGGCGGTGCTGTTTCTGGACCTCGACCGCTTCAAAATCATCAACGACACCCTGGGCCATTCGGTGGGCGATCAGCTGCTGCAGGAGGCGGCCAGCAGGCTGCTGGAATGCGTGCGCGAGGTGGACACCGTGGCCCGCCTGGGTGGCGACGAGTTCACCGTGGCCCTGTGCAACGTCAACGGTGTCGAGGACGTGGAGCAGGTCGCCCAGAAAATCCTCAAGGCGCTCTCCCGGCCCATGGCCCTGGGCGGACACGAGCTGTTCATCACCACCAGCATCGGCATCTGTCTGTACCCCGATCACGGCGAAGAACCAGTGGAGCTGATCAAGAACGCCGATATCGCCATGTACAACGCCAAGACCAACGGCCGCAACAATTACCAGTTCTACGACCAGGCCATGGACCAGGAGGCGGACAAGCGCCTGATGCTGGAAACCGGCATGCGCAAGGCCCTCGAGCGGGAGGAGTTCCGGATTTACTACCAGCCCAAGGTCGATATGGTCAGCGGCAGGGTTACCGCCATGGAGGCGCTGCTGCGCTGGGAGCATCCGGAGCTGGGAATGCTGCCGCCGAGCAGCTTCATCTCGCTGGCCGAGGAGACCGGCCTGATCTTCCCCATCGGCGAATGGGTGCTGCGCCACGCCTGCCTGCAGAACCGGGCCTGGCAGGACCAGGGGCTCGCGCCTGTGCG
This window encodes:
- a CDS encoding c-type cytochrome, translating into MKQIAKAVAILAIAALCASAAWAAEGGNPKKGKYLYKKTCKSCHVEGAEGGNLTPMTKTMSQWDRFFEKAQHPKAEAWKDLKEQDIKDINQFLYDHALDSSQPETCG
- a CDS encoding DUF3373 family protein; translated protein: MRRLFALLLAALLAVPAVALAAPTVEEMQKKIDELNEELAELSDRVDKTERHTATDRISWYGDLRVKADTLHYKDVTASQGVYFDFADFGQRAMAGEFSVPAATDPGDGSTTPLSKFMAAFPEQAAAFMAGALPPQGYFVVAPAEKSTINNDVLYTTRLRLGMKAKVSDNVNFSGRLSMYKNWGDSTGVKVFDSWNSFTMDGTNGGNTSGDWLRVERAYFDWKDIGGSDFYLSIGRRPSTYGPPSQYRENELRGGTPSGHLVHFNFDGITVGYHLSKLTGIEGQTVRFCYGQGFESEWGNGELFNEINTEDVHLGGFNIDALNDGTNFLQFTLFRAENVTDGFKGLIAFPSQFAQQMAPTMWNDLQNFPNFNFVTRVQPSTNIGDIMLGGIGFTREEMNGVNWFTSLAWTQTDPNGKAGLFGGLLSDPTYRAALVDDPSNPGEQMIVPAFTTTPSSDKKRDGYSVYAGIQIPAPLGKLGLEYNYGSKYWIPFTQAQDDLIGSKLATRGHVGEAYYIFDVNPNMFIKLGGIYYDYEYTGSGSPVGAPVKIADVQDGKASSMLPAVDTAWDGYASLTVKF
- a CDS encoding molybdopterin-containing oxidoreductase family protein; its protein translation is MSSLIDKKVSRRRFLGISSCALATAAVGSQVTVLRALAKDGKVGEPATLPTRDVFTSCEMCVNKCGVIARVRDGVIQKLDPNPHYIKSRDMLCARGNAGHQSVYDPDRLKYPLIRTGERGEGKWRRASWDEALDLVVKNMNRIAEQHTRAGMMFVSTEGFQEHFFLMLAECFGSPNTLRHPSLCLASNIQGFGATFGTNPTPDVLNADYIIMSGANRSEAFITPDTIDLIKGAGGNRKVVYLDPRFTKTSAKADEWFPVKPGTDMAFMLAMIHVIVKEELYDKQFVADECVGFEQLVPHIEPYTPEWAAAECEIPAADIARIAREFAAAAPKAVYYQGRRSSFFDNDTQMRRAMAILNAIVGNWDVPGGMVPNGKIKLAEHVYVAPWYDDVPPRLDKDCVTYLSEKDGSWKHFRDRVLEGQPYPVKGMMVYKQNPLQSVPNRAKTLKMLEQMDFICTIDIAMSDTAWYSDVVLPEATYLERMDPVESLSGILPVLSLRHQVVEPLFEARPNLWIMQQIAKRLGEEVYESFDYTIEEYVEHQLQHLPEAQTMLETRGVYFESERPTYGSSRGKRLKTKSGKIEIYSEKYAENGHDPLPVYASPAAVPAGKYRLIVGRHAYFTHGTTQNNPFLHDLMPENTLWLNAGEAARLGLRDGRMVRVKSAVGEQTLRLEATEKIRPDCVYMAHGFGVLSKGLSRIHGKGGCDAELLEDNACPISGNVAMHQTFVEISPA
- a CDS encoding transglycosylase domain-containing protein; this translates as MNWRDFHKGLLRFKLRALALLIMLGTAAAAWIGWDLPETGHLADRKTNLVIQIRDWQGQEHPFTLGPKNHRWTPLKAVPEALKWSVIAAEDANFYSHQGIDVQALKEALKYDLEQKRLARGASTITQQLAKNLFLSREKTLLRKMKEFLIARRMEQELSKGRILELYLNVVELGPMVFGVGHGASYYFGKQVSQLTPGECAFLVAMLPGPRVAYNPYRNLGRVEKRAEHILKLLKIRGVLSEAEYRLALADKPDIPGLQRRPRQAPAAPPAEEPQADAEETVEELQAPAEAPVPMVPPDEPEAEEESQALPPQS
- the ettA gene encoding energy-dependent translational throttle protein EttA, whose amino-acid sequence is MSTDTKKVIYSMMRVSKHYDKKPIIKDISLSYFYGAKIGVLGLNGSGKSSLLRIMAGVDKEFQGEAVLSPGYSVGYLEQEPLVNVDKTVREVVEEGVQETVDLLKEFEEINMKFAEPMSDDEMAKLCDRQAEVQEKLDALDAWDLDSRLEMAMDALRCPPGDTPVKVLSGGERRRVALCRLLLKKPDILLLDEPTNHLDAESVAWLEHHLQQYPGTIIAVTHDRYFLDNVAGWILELDRGHGIPWKGNYSSWLEQKQERLRQEEKSESARQKTLERELEWIRMSPKGRHAKSQARISAYEKLLGQEAEKQARDLELFIPPGPRLGNVVIEADGVRKAYGDRLLVEEMSFRLPPGGIVGIIGPNGAGKTTLFRMVAGQEQPDGGSIRVGETVKLAYVDQSRELDPNKSIFEEITGGQEQIELGKQVVNARGYVSRFNFSGSDQQKKVGVLSGGERNRVHLAKMLKEGANVILLDEPTNDLDVNTMRALEEGLENFAGCAVVISHDRWFLDRIATHILAFEGDSKVVWFEGNYSEYEADRKKRLGAAADQPHRIKYRQLTR
- a CDS encoding putative bifunctional diguanylate cyclase/phosphodiesterase, coding for MSAGKVVQAAWLGALGRNLGSMQLQSLARGNFADPAGRNELVAKIRWFLAVMIGCYGVFAAGFYAFSEYGLFLTREQVIFLLVSVGAFLGCNTLYHFHYERIRNIRYAAHLQVLIDFLLITLLIHFSGGGASWFWPVYLVATLEAAILLDRKREVWLLGGIGGLMFGAMLAGQYLGWFCEVPMPFVDPQLHHDGLFLLLIWLWVSLLNAAIAVIGSFLMSVIRNENEALRRSERRLVNFLDSANDLIFSATPEGRLLYANHSWKSALGFDPDTADNLNLLDIIHPTYKSKCQAAFGKAAAGQRVNVLEGSFIACDRRPIDVEGNITCNPEDGDATVIWGICRDVTERKKAQEQLYHLAHHDMLTGLPNRLFFIDRLKHARAMARRGEKQVAVLFLDLDRFKIINDTLGHSVGDQLLQEAASRLLECVREVDTVARLGGDEFTVALCNVNGVEDVEQVAQKILKALSRPMALGGHELFITTSIGICLYPDHGEEPVELIKNADIAMYNAKTNGRNNYQFYDQAMDQEADKRLMLETGMRKALEREEFRIYYQPKVDMVSGRVTAMEALLRWEHPELGMLPPSSFISLAEETGLIFPIGEWVLRHACLQNRAWQDQGLAPVRVAVNLSGYQLQHKGLIATVRKILEETGLDPMYLELEVTETVVMQNPDFAVAILNELRGLGIHISIDDFGTGYSSLAHLKRFSVNTLKIDKSFVREVDINSTDAAIATAIIAMGNSLNLKVIAEGVENEGQFSFLRENKCDEMQGYLFSKPVPPQEAAKLLRGEGLKIPETALAELSI
- a CDS encoding c-type cytochrome, producing MRVMCLILLVLLPVSAVGLVSEGRPGVPYFNHVLFLDTKVVENGEVSWISLGYGDPAGDALVCNNTIDVFRGRELFSEIPEKSWVLVDYELQSILVQEGFFGDADVVRVVACGDVEACCDLRDRLNADDRERARRARAPRPGETRPAGLGDIAERLEVGRNLVRVARCRGCHSIEGFGAGHAPSLSWKRFKYEQGWLERFLKQPYRMRPAMTELMMLDYTSANAQPALTEPEVEAVAEFLNRVAWTKSPADRFRNEPFASYDCYDCHTRLYREEPLEFVPTPVPQPIRERLDASGAWQLCFACHSFGDHRQLSAAPGGSPNALAIDLLLAIEKLEANYFVNFVRDPGYLQPGAKMPRLGFSDSQLEEIRALVLEVKQAIAKGGLRPVHNHYRMEKRSGPGGPGLNFPSPAAPPP